One region of Vescimonas fastidiosa genomic DNA includes:
- a CDS encoding glutamate-5-semialdehyde dehydrogenase, with amino-acid sequence MTTMEIIRRTRAARSSLHTLTAEDKNRLLLSMAQSLRQHTDDILAINARDVEAARGKISDVMLDRLRLDEGRVAAMADGLCAVSRLPDHTGRILSEVKRPNGMTIYKKQVPLGLVAIIYESRPNVTSDAAALAIKSGNVCVLRSGREAIGSARAITAALKKGIAAAGGNPDILNILEDTSHDSARQLMQAKGLVDLLIPRGGAGLIRACVENATVPCIETGTGICHVYVDEFADLEKAVKIIINAKTSRPSVCNAEEVCLVHRAVAEKFLPMLKKALVDDRRAAGQIPVELRLDPAAARIIPGTPASERDFDTEFLDYILAVAVVGSVDAAIAHILQHSTGHSEAIVTENAENARRFEEETDSAAVYVNVSTRFTDGGEFGLGCEMGISTQKLHARGPMGLDELSTYKYIIHGNGQTR; translated from the coding sequence ATGACGACTATGGAAATCATCCGCCGCACCCGGGCCGCCCGGAGCAGCCTGCACACCCTGACGGCGGAGGATAAGAACCGCCTGCTCCTGTCCATGGCTCAGAGCCTGCGGCAGCATACAGATGACATTCTCGCCATCAACGCCCGGGATGTAGAAGCCGCCCGGGGCAAAATTTCCGATGTGATGCTGGACCGTCTCCGGCTGGATGAAGGCCGCGTCGCCGCCATGGCCGACGGGCTTTGTGCCGTGTCCCGGCTTCCGGACCACACAGGCCGCATCCTCAGCGAGGTGAAGCGCCCTAACGGCATGACCATCTATAAAAAGCAGGTGCCTCTGGGCCTGGTGGCCATCATCTATGAGAGCCGTCCCAATGTCACCTCCGATGCCGCGGCCTTGGCCATTAAGAGCGGCAATGTCTGCGTCCTGCGCAGCGGTCGGGAGGCCATCGGCAGCGCCCGGGCCATCACCGCTGCTCTGAAGAAGGGCATCGCCGCCGCAGGCGGAAACCCCGATATTCTCAATATTTTGGAGGACACCAGCCACGACAGCGCCCGTCAGCTCATGCAGGCCAAGGGTCTGGTGGACCTGCTCATTCCCCGGGGCGGCGCGGGCCTTATCCGGGCCTGTGTGGAAAACGCCACCGTCCCCTGCATCGAGACCGGCACCGGCATCTGCCATGTCTATGTGGATGAATTTGCCGACCTGGAAAAAGCTGTAAAAATCATCATCAACGCCAAAACCAGCCGTCCCTCCGTCTGTAACGCCGAGGAGGTCTGCCTGGTCCATAGGGCCGTGGCGGAAAAATTCCTGCCCATGCTGAAAAAAGCCCTGGTGGATGACCGCCGGGCGGCGGGGCAGATCCCCGTGGAGCTGCGCCTGGACCCGGCGGCGGCCCGGATCATCCCCGGCACCCCCGCCTCCGAGCGGGATTTTGACACGGAGTTTTTGGATTATATCCTGGCCGTGGCTGTGGTAGGCAGCGTGGACGCCGCCATCGCCCACATTTTGCAGCATTCCACCGGCCACAGCGAGGCCATCGTCACAGAAAACGCTGAAAATGCCCGGCGCTTTGAGGAGGAAACGGACAGTGCCGCCGTTTATGTCAATGTCTCCACCCGCTTCACCGACGGCGGCGAATTCGGCCTGGGCTGCGAAATGGGCATCTCCACCCAAAAGCTCCACGCCCGGGGTCCCATGGGCCTGGACGAGCTGAGCACCTATAAATATATCATCCACGGCAACGGCCAAACCCGCTGA
- a CDS encoding Crp/Fnr family transcriptional regulator: MIEGKEKKFKKGQIILKEKSFELAIYDVMLGRVGVYINYGTPEEKLVVEIEAGDFLNVISFLETRPRNTTAVALEPTVVKIINHDNFSIFFQENPAKIMSLLEHMSARMRALQRAYVQACQALEKYADTDKIKEDNHEWYAEHSHTYKFWADMFFGSDAKK; encoded by the coding sequence ATGATCGAAGGCAAGGAAAAAAAGTTCAAAAAAGGGCAGATCATTCTAAAGGAAAAGAGCTTTGAGCTGGCCATTTACGATGTGATGCTGGGCCGCGTGGGCGTGTACATCAATTACGGCACCCCGGAGGAGAAGCTGGTGGTGGAGATCGAAGCGGGGGACTTTTTGAATGTCATCAGCTTCCTGGAGACCCGCCCCCGGAACACCACGGCGGTGGCCCTGGAGCCCACGGTGGTGAAGATCATCAACCATGACAATTTCAGCATCTTCTTCCAGGAGAATCCGGCGAAGATCATGAGTCTTTTGGAGCATATGTCCGCCCGGATGCGTGCCCTGCAGCGAGCCTATGTGCAGGCCTGCCAAGCTCTGGAGAAATACGCCGATACGGACAAGATAAAAGAGGATAACCATGAGTGGTACGCCGAGCACAGCCACACCTATAAATTCTGGGCGGATATGTTCTTCGGCAGTGATGCGAAAAAGTGA
- a CDS encoding FeoB-associated Cys-rich membrane protein — translation MLSWFSANLSTIVISLLLLAVIFLIVRHLIRQRKQGKHSCGGNCGACGACKSCHSKP, via the coding sequence ATGTTATCCTGGTTTTCTGCCAACCTATCAACCATTGTCATTTCCCTTCTCTTACTTGCTGTTATCTTTCTCATTGTTCGCCATTTGATTCGCCAGCGAAAGCAGGGAAAGCACTCCTGCGGTGGCAACTGCGGTGCCTGCGGCGCCTGCAAAAGCTGCCACAGCAAACCCTGA
- a CDS encoding Hsp20/alpha crystallin family protein: MLNRNHALSVFDPFREIEKVEKSFFDDPWANFGRTFTDSFRTDVTDEGDHFKITADLPGFEKENIHLDLSDDVLTISAQRHSEHENKDKRGKYLCCERSYGTYSRSFNVAGIDTANIKAKYDKGVLELILPKVTQEAKQSKRLEIE; this comes from the coding sequence ATGTTGAATCGTAATCATGCACTGAGTGTTTTCGATCCCTTCCGCGAGATCGAGAAAGTCGAAAAGAGCTTCTTCGATGATCCCTGGGCCAATTTTGGCCGGACCTTCACCGACTCCTTCCGTACCGATGTCACCGACGAGGGCGACCACTTCAAGATTACCGCAGATCTGCCGGGCTTTGAGAAGGAGAATATCCACCTGGATCTGAGCGACGATGTCCTGACCATCTCGGCCCAGCGTCATTCCGAGCACGAGAACAAGGATAAGCGCGGCAAGTACCTGTGCTGCGAGCGCAGCTATGGCACCTACAGCCGCAGCTTCAATGTCGCCGGCATCGACACCGCCAACATCAAGGCCAAGTACGACAAAGGTGTCCTGGAGCTGATCCTGCCCAAGGTCACCCAGGAGGCCAAGCAGTCGAAGCGCCTGGAGATCGAATAA
- the murA gene encoding UDP-N-acetylglucosamine 1-carboxyvinyltransferase: MSVILVEGGRKLSGAVTVQGAKNSVLPMLAATVLCAGVCRVQGCPKLSDVDTAAQIIGHLGGSVHREGADLVVDTRALTGWEIPRELMRRMRSSVMFLGAILARCGRAKCTYPGGCDLGPRPIDLHLAALKALGARVREEDGNILCRGERLRGAEIFLRIPSVGATENAILAACGAEGVTTISNAAREPEIVELQEFLRKMGACVQGAGTATVVVEGRKKLHGCSHRVHPDRIVAATYLCAAAGTGGCIYLRRADYRELAAPLCVLRESGCEICSDGGGIRLKSRGRLRAVSPVRTSPYPGFPTDDQALMMAALLRSQGDTVFVENLFSNRYRHVEQMKKLGAQIQVREAAAIVSGVKTLRGAAVQATDLRGGAALVAAGLQAEGVTRVEEIHHIERGYADIVADLAGLGACIRKEDFYES; the protein is encoded by the coding sequence ATGAGCGTCATTTTGGTGGAGGGCGGCAGAAAACTCTCCGGCGCGGTGACGGTGCAGGGGGCCAAAAACAGCGTGCTGCCCATGCTGGCGGCTACGGTGCTTTGCGCCGGCGTGTGCCGGGTGCAGGGATGCCCGAAGCTCAGCGATGTGGACACGGCGGCACAGATCATCGGACACCTGGGCGGAAGCGTTCACCGGGAGGGCGCAGACCTGGTGGTGGACACCCGGGCTCTTACCGGGTGGGAGATACCCCGGGAGCTGATGCGCCGAATGCGCTCGTCGGTGATGTTTTTGGGCGCGATTCTGGCCCGGTGCGGCCGGGCGAAATGTACTTATCCCGGGGGATGCGACTTGGGGCCCCGGCCCATAGACCTGCACCTGGCGGCCCTGAAGGCTTTGGGGGCCCGGGTGCGGGAGGAGGACGGCAACATACTCTGCCGGGGCGAGAGGCTCCGGGGCGCGGAGATCTTTCTGCGGATTCCCAGCGTGGGCGCTACGGAAAACGCCATTCTGGCGGCCTGCGGAGCGGAGGGGGTGACCACTATCTCCAACGCAGCCCGGGAGCCGGAAATCGTGGAGCTGCAGGAGTTTCTGCGGAAAATGGGCGCCTGCGTCCAGGGCGCAGGCACCGCCACCGTTGTGGTGGAGGGACGGAAAAAGCTCCACGGCTGCTCGCACAGGGTACATCCGGACCGCATTGTGGCGGCCACCTATCTGTGCGCGGCGGCGGGGACGGGCGGATGCATTTACCTGCGCCGGGCCGACTACCGGGAGCTGGCGGCGCCGCTGTGCGTGCTGCGGGAGAGCGGATGCGAAATTTGCAGCGACGGCGGAGGCATACGGCTGAAGAGCCGGGGGCGGCTGCGGGCGGTTTCGCCGGTGCGGACATCGCCGTATCCGGGGTTTCCCACGGACGACCAGGCCCTTATGATGGCGGCACTGCTCCGGAGTCAAGGGGACACGGTGTTCGTGGAGAACCTGTTCTCCAACCGCTACCGCCATGTGGAGCAGATGAAAAAGCTGGGCGCGCAGATTCAGGTCCGGGAGGCGGCGGCTATTGTAAGCGGAGTGAAAACCCTTCGGGGCGCGGCGGTGCAGGCTACGGATCTGCGGGGCGGCGCGGCACTGGTGGCGGCGGGTCTTCAGGCCGAAGGCGTGACACGGGTGGAGGAGATCCACCACATTGAGCGGGGCTACGCCGACATAGTAGCGGACTTAGCGGGCCTGGGCGCCTGCATACGAAAAGAAGATTTTTACGAAAGTTGA
- the proB gene encoding glutamate 5-kinase: MRITVKVGTSTLTHATGRLNIQRIEKLCKVLSDLKNAGHEIILVSSGAIGMGVGKLNLPGRPADMPGKQAAAAVGQCELIYTYDKLFGEYNHTVAQLLLTGEDIKNGQRSHNVRNTLTRLLELGALPVINENDAVATDEIGVENTIGENDTLSAIVAAAIGADLLVLLSDIDGLYDSDPHQNPDARIIPTVENVDDHIYALAGGTGSALGSGGMVTKLNAAVIATSAGCEMVIANGSKPDLLYDIAQGKPVGTRFLKRKV; this comes from the coding sequence ATGAGGATCACCGTAAAAGTTGGCACATCCACCCTGACCCACGCCACGGGCCGGCTGAACATCCAGCGCATCGAGAAGCTGTGCAAGGTACTCAGCGACCTGAAAAACGCCGGTCACGAGATCATCCTTGTCTCCTCCGGGGCCATCGGCATGGGCGTGGGCAAGCTGAACCTGCCCGGTCGGCCGGCCGATATGCCCGGCAAGCAGGCCGCTGCCGCCGTGGGCCAGTGCGAGCTGATCTACACCTACGATAAGCTCTTCGGCGAATATAATCACACCGTGGCGCAGCTCCTGCTCACCGGCGAGGACATCAAAAACGGGCAGCGCAGCCACAATGTGCGCAACACCCTCACCCGCCTGCTGGAGCTGGGCGCCCTGCCGGTCATCAATGAAAACGATGCCGTGGCCACGGACGAGATCGGCGTGGAGAACACCATCGGTGAAAATGACACCCTTTCCGCCATCGTGGCCGCCGCCATCGGCGCAGACCTGCTGGTGCTGCTGTCGGATATTGACGGTCTCTACGACAGCGACCCCCACCAAAACCCCGATGCCCGCATCATTCCCACCGTGGAAAATGTGGACGATCACATTTACGCCCTGGCCGGTGGCACCGGCTCCGCCCTGGGCTCCGGCGGCATGGTCACCAAGCTCAACGCCGCCGTCATCGCCACCTCTGCCGGCTGTGAGATGGTCATTGCCAACGGCAGTAAGCCCGACCTGCTCTACGACATCGCCCAGGGCAAGCCCGTGGGCACAAGATTTTTGAAAAGAAAGGTGTAA
- the ftsZ gene encoding cell division protein FtsZ codes for MAFAMDTGVENVVSIKVIGVGGGGNNVVNRMVTSGVKGVDFVAVNTDKQALNSSAASYKIQIGEKLTGGKGAGSDPEVGRKAAEESRNQLSKALENTDMVFVTAGMGGGTGTGAAPVVAESAREQGILTVGVVTKPFGFEGRRRMTQAEQGIEELRGKVDSLVIIPNERLKYATDQKITFSNAFEIADDVLRQAVVSISDLIRETGFINLDFADVTAVMKDAGLAHMGVGRAAGKGKAEEAARMAISSPLLETSIQGAKGVLINVTGSMDIGLEEVEQAATLVQEAVSPDALTIFGATFDENLDDEIRVTVIATGFAEPDEVAQISKPVAGKAAPEAKQPAQEPTEGITPEEEAELKKEQSHFDDILKIFERGQN; via the coding sequence ATGGCATTTGCAATGGATACAGGAGTGGAAAATGTGGTCAGCATCAAGGTCATCGGTGTTGGCGGCGGCGGAAACAATGTGGTAAACCGCATGGTCACCAGCGGCGTCAAGGGCGTTGATTTTGTGGCCGTGAATACAGATAAGCAGGCGCTGAATTCTTCTGCGGCAAGCTATAAGATCCAGATCGGTGAGAAGCTCACCGGCGGCAAGGGCGCAGGCTCCGACCCGGAGGTGGGCCGCAAGGCCGCCGAGGAGAGCCGCAATCAGCTTTCTAAAGCACTGGAAAACACCGATATGGTGTTTGTTACCGCCGGTATGGGCGGCGGCACCGGCACCGGCGCGGCTCCGGTGGTGGCCGAGAGCGCCCGGGAACAGGGCATTCTCACCGTGGGCGTTGTGACCAAGCCCTTCGGCTTTGAGGGACGCCGCCGCATGACCCAGGCCGAGCAGGGCATTGAGGAGCTGCGGGGGAAGGTGGATTCTCTGGTCATCATCCCCAACGAGCGGCTGAAGTATGCCACCGATCAGAAGATTACTTTTTCCAACGCCTTTGAAATTGCGGATGATGTGCTGCGCCAGGCGGTGGTGAGCATTTCCGACCTGATTCGGGAGACCGGATTCATTAACCTGGACTTTGCGGATGTCACCGCTGTGATGAAGGATGCAGGCCTGGCCCACATGGGCGTGGGCCGCGCCGCCGGGAAGGGTAAGGCCGAGGAGGCCGCCCGCATGGCCATTTCCAGCCCCCTGCTGGAGACCAGCATCCAGGGCGCCAAGGGCGTGCTGATCAATGTCACCGGCTCCATGGACATCGGCCTGGAGGAGGTGGAGCAGGCTGCCACCCTGGTACAGGAGGCGGTGAGCCCCGATGCGCTGACCATCTTTGGCGCCACTTTCGACGAGAATCTGGACGACGAGATCCGCGTGACCGTTATTGCTACGGGCTTTGCGGAGCCCGATGAGGTGGCGCAGATTTCAAAGCCTGTGGCCGGAAAGGCTGCCCCGGAGGCAAAGCAGCCCGCCCAGGAACCGACGGAGGGCATTACCCCGGAGGAAGAGGCGGAGCTGAAAAAGGAGCAGAGCCATTTCGACGATATTTTGAAGATCTTCGAGCGGGGTCAGAATTAA
- the spoIVB gene encoding SpoIVB peptidase has protein sequence MYEARGKSLWGRAAALCAAILLALTVCVRGAYAQEKTVIPLGQAVGIKLFADGVLVVDVSELEDGRSPALQCGIREGDLLLTFNGEKIVSTEHLQKLLRENGDKEAQMTLQRGQAYETVNITPVCGDDGSVRLGAWIRDSMAGIGTMTYYDPESGSFGALGHGITDVDTAQLMSLGSGSIMETTVKAVKKGEKGEPGELKGDFSVQRDVGTVTVNSDGGIFGTVSDADFPARSQAVPVAGAEEVKPGRAVILSTVSGEEIREYQVEIVKVFRDADSTRNLLLRITDPELLQATGGIVQGMSGSPILQNGKLVGAVTHVMINDPTQGYGIFAENMLVRAG, from the coding sequence ATGTATGAAGCAAGAGGCAAATCCCTTTGGGGGCGCGCGGCGGCCTTGTGCGCGGCGATTTTGCTGGCGCTTACAGTCTGCGTCCGGGGCGCCTACGCCCAGGAGAAAACCGTGATCCCCTTGGGGCAGGCAGTGGGCATCAAGCTCTTTGCCGACGGCGTACTGGTGGTGGATGTGTCGGAGCTGGAGGACGGCAGGAGCCCGGCTCTGCAGTGCGGCATCCGAGAGGGCGACCTGCTTTTGACCTTTAACGGCGAAAAAATCGTTTCCACGGAGCACTTGCAGAAGCTGCTTCGGGAAAACGGCGATAAGGAGGCGCAGATGACCCTTCAGCGGGGTCAGGCGTATGAAACGGTGAACATCACCCCCGTGTGCGGCGACGACGGCAGCGTCCGCCTGGGGGCGTGGATCCGCGACAGCATGGCCGGCATCGGCACCATGACCTATTATGACCCCGAGAGCGGCAGCTTCGGCGCCCTGGGTCACGGCATTACCGATGTGGACACGGCCCAGCTTATGAGCCTGGGCTCCGGCTCCATTATGGAGACCACCGTGAAAGCGGTGAAGAAGGGCGAAAAGGGCGAGCCCGGTGAGCTGAAGGGCGACTTTTCCGTGCAGCGGGATGTGGGCACGGTGACGGTGAACAGTGACGGCGGCATCTTCGGCACCGTATCCGACGCCGATTTCCCCGCTCGGAGCCAGGCGGTGCCTGTGGCCGGTGCCGAGGAAGTGAAGCCCGGCCGTGCGGTGATCCTCTCCACCGTTTCCGGTGAGGAAATTCGAGAGTATCAGGTGGAGATCGTGAAGGTATTCCGGGATGCGGACTCCACCCGAAACCTGCTGCTGCGCATCACGGACCCGGAGCTGCTCCAGGCCACCGGCGGCATCGTCCAGGGTATGAGCGGCAGTCCCATTCTGCAAAACGGCAAGCTGGTGGGCGCCGTGACCCATGTGATGATCAACGACCCCACCCAGGGCTACGGCATTTTTGCCGAAAATATGCTGGTGCGGGCCGGATAA
- the murG gene encoding undecaprenyldiphospho-muramoylpentapeptide beta-N-acetylglucosaminyltransferase: protein MKVIFTCGGTAGHVNPALALAGYMRKKDPTVEVLFVGTPEGIERDLVAQAGYDYRGIAVGSLERSVSWEAIRHNCKSAWEMLALRRKTGAILKEFPADLVVGTGGYASYPMVKYAALRGIPTAVHEANMIPGLTTKMLEKHASRIMVGFEECRALYKHPERIAVTGTPVRGDFFDLTHEEAKAALGMGKDEPLVVSFWGSLGASTMNGQMLDFFKKEKEDGYPFYHIHAVGGRGWETMQQEMQKAGLPGSHKLDVRKYIYDMAVVMRAADLVICRAGASTISEITALAVPTIIVPSPYVANNHQEKNARILAQHGGACLIREEESSGEKLYRTARDILGSPTRLASMSRGMAELGILDATERIYNTVMELVK, encoded by the coding sequence ATGAAAGTTATCTTTACCTGCGGCGGCACGGCGGGCCATGTGAACCCGGCCCTGGCCCTGGCGGGCTATATGCGGAAAAAGGACCCTACGGTGGAAGTCCTCTTTGTGGGAACGCCGGAGGGCATTGAGCGGGACCTGGTGGCCCAGGCGGGCTACGACTATCGGGGCATTGCCGTGGGCAGCCTGGAGAGGTCGGTGAGCTGGGAGGCCATCCGGCACAACTGCAAGAGCGCCTGGGAAATGCTGGCTCTGCGGCGCAAGACGGGAGCCATTCTCAAGGAGTTTCCCGCGGACCTGGTGGTGGGCACCGGAGGCTACGCAAGCTATCCCATGGTAAAATACGCCGCCCTGCGGGGCATCCCCACGGCGGTACACGAGGCCAACATGATCCCGGGGCTGACCACAAAAATGCTGGAAAAGCACGCCTCGCGCATTATGGTGGGCTTTGAGGAGTGCCGGGCGCTCTACAAGCACCCGGAGCGCATTGCCGTCACCGGTACCCCGGTGCGGGGAGACTTCTTTGACCTGACCCATGAGGAAGCCAAGGCGGCTTTGGGCATGGGGAAGGACGAGCCTTTGGTGGTGTCCTTCTGGGGCAGCCTGGGGGCCAGCACCATGAACGGGCAGATGCTGGACTTTTTTAAGAAGGAAAAAGAGGACGGGTATCCCTTTTACCACATCCACGCCGTAGGCGGCCGGGGCTGGGAGACTATGCAGCAGGAGATGCAGAAGGCAGGTCTCCCGGGCAGCCACAAGCTGGATGTGCGGAAGTATATTTACGATATGGCCGTGGTGATGCGGGCGGCAGACCTGGTGATCTGCCGGGCCGGGGCGTCTACCATCAGCGAGATTACGGCTCTGGCGGTGCCGACCATCATCGTGCCGTCGCCGTATGTGGCCAATAACCACCAGGAGAAGAACGCGCGGATTCTCGCCCAGCACGGGGGCGCGTGCCTCATCCGGGAGGAGGAGTCCAGCGGCGAAAAGCTCTACCGCACGGCGAGGGATATTCTGGGAAGTCCCACGCGCCTGGCCTCTATGAGCCGGGGCATGGCGGAGCTGGGCATTTTGGACGCTACGGAGCGGATATATAATACGGTGATGGAGCTGGTGAAGTAA
- a CDS encoding signal peptidase I, with protein sequence MKAWKVIRSIFVWLMVVFAVGMMVFTVISVSTFDRADRKLFGYKAFIVLSDSMSKTDFNAGDLVLVKEVDPATLQEGDIIAYTSQNTANYGETVTHKIRRLTTDASGELGFITYGTTTDTDDETVVTYPYVLGKYSSHIPKAGTFFQFLKSTPGYIVCILVPFLVLILLEGVRCIRLFRKYKAEQQAQLQAERDKIAADRAETQRMMQELLQMKAQMAQEKSTDEKTEDNTADTTML encoded by the coding sequence ATGAAGGCATGGAAGGTTATCAGAAGCATTTTCGTGTGGCTGATGGTGGTTTTTGCCGTGGGGATGATGGTATTCACCGTCATATCCGTGTCCACCTTTGACCGGGCGGATCGGAAGCTCTTCGGCTACAAGGCGTTCATCGTCCTGTCCGACTCCATGAGCAAAACCGACTTTAATGCCGGGGATTTGGTGCTGGTCAAGGAGGTTGACCCCGCCACCCTGCAGGAGGGCGACATCATCGCCTACACCTCCCAAAACACCGCAAACTACGGGGAAACCGTCACCCATAAGATACGCAGGCTCACCACCGACGCCAGCGGCGAGCTGGGCTTTATCACCTACGGCACCACCACGGACACGGACGACGAGACCGTGGTCACCTATCCCTATGTGCTGGGCAAATACAGCAGCCACATTCCCAAGGCGGGCACCTTCTTCCAGTTCTTGAAGTCCACCCCCGGGTATATTGTGTGCATTCTGGTGCCGTTTTTGGTGCTGATTCTGCTGGAGGGCGTGCGGTGTATTCGCCTGTTCCGCAAGTACAAGGCGGAGCAGCAGGCCCAGCTGCAGGCGGAGCGGGATAAGATTGCCGCCGACCGCGCCGAGACCCAGCGGATGATGCAGGAGCTGCTGCAGATGAAGGCGCAGATGGCGCAGGAAAAGAGCACAGACGAAAAAACGGAGGATAATACCGCCGACACTACCATGTTGTAA
- a CDS encoding LPXTG cell wall anchor domain-containing protein, which translates to MEQKKKTKIIIIILAVLLGLSLLVLAGTLIRARLTDSDPGTVTVPDNLITPEEDTGTEDTRTPGSGSGTSSAPAPAQSAAAAQKAATIALYNKHPEDNAPFTVGNMFPGDSETKYFCVQVSYHDKVTVHYKAVVRPGYEKLAQVLQVRVKLLTTGETLYDGGIAAMPQSLTHKLASESSVTQELYYEITAYLDTSVGNAYQSQDLIADFQWWVEETGSLDNPETGDAFRSMLWAVAGVCSGGLLLLLVLRRRKEDEADA; encoded by the coding sequence GTGGAGCAGAAAAAGAAAACCAAGATTATTATAATTATATTGGCTGTACTCCTGGGGCTCAGCCTTTTGGTCCTGGCCGGTACCCTTATCCGCGCCAGGCTGACCGACAGCGATCCCGGCACCGTGACCGTGCCGGACAACCTGATTACCCCCGAGGAGGACACCGGAACGGAGGACACCCGGACTCCCGGCAGCGGCAGCGGCACCTCCTCCGCCCCGGCGCCCGCCCAGAGCGCCGCCGCGGCCCAAAAGGCGGCCACCATTGCCCTCTATAATAAGCACCCGGAGGACAACGCGCCCTTTACGGTGGGCAATATGTTCCCCGGCGACAGCGAGACAAAGTATTTTTGCGTGCAGGTGTCCTATCACGACAAGGTCACCGTGCATTATAAGGCCGTCGTCCGCCCGGGCTACGAGAAATTAGCCCAGGTGCTGCAGGTGCGGGTCAAGCTCCTCACCACAGGGGAGACCCTCTACGACGGCGGAATAGCGGCTATGCCCCAGAGCTTGACGCACAAGCTGGCCTCTGAAAGCTCCGTTACCCAGGAGCTATACTATGAGATCACTGCGTACTTAGACACAAGCGTGGGCAATGCATATCAGAGTCAGGACCTGATCGCCGACTTCCAGTGGTGGGTGGAGGAAACCGGCAGCCTGGACAACCCGGAAACGGGCGACGCCTTCCGGAGTATGCTGTGGGCCGTGGCCGGGGTCTGCTCCGGCGGTCTGCTCCTTCTCCTCGTGTTGCGCAGACGGAAGGAGGACGAAGCCGATGCCTGA
- a CDS encoding cell division protein FtsQ/DivIB → MFFVICGAIVAALAVFFKVDTIEVTGNSRYTDSEIAESGNIHVGDNLFLINKFGAAEEITRKLPYISSVRISRKLPDTLCIQVEENGALCALEQGGETWLLSSSGKLVEKTNTAAEATRVTGLTALEPEAGKALQVDAEQQSAKETLLTLLAALNSREALSRCQEIHLEDGSYITLRFDGRFDVLLSWDADFGYKLDCLLAVVDTKLEENEKGTIDLTRKEVRFVPG, encoded by the coding sequence ATGTTTTTTGTCATCTGCGGCGCCATTGTTGCCGCCCTGGCTGTGTTTTTCAAGGTGGATACCATCGAGGTTACCGGCAACAGCCGCTATACGGACAGCGAGATCGCCGAAAGCGGCAACATCCATGTGGGCGATAACCTATTTCTTATCAATAAATTTGGGGCGGCGGAGGAGATCACCCGGAAGCTGCCCTATATCTCCAGCGTGCGCATCAGCCGAAAGCTCCCGGATACCCTGTGCATCCAGGTGGAGGAAAACGGCGCCCTGTGCGCCTTGGAGCAGGGGGGCGAAACCTGGCTGCTCAGCAGCAGCGGCAAGCTGGTGGAAAAAACGAATACGGCGGCGGAGGCCACCCGGGTCACCGGACTGACGGCCCTGGAGCCGGAGGCGGGGAAGGCCCTGCAGGTGGATGCGGAGCAGCAGAGCGCCAAGGAGACCCTTTTGACGCTTTTGGCGGCCCTGAACAGCCGGGAGGCCCTGTCTCGGTGCCAGGAGATCCATTTGGAGGACGGCAGCTATATTACTCTGCGGTTTGACGGGAGGTTTGATGTGCTTCTTTCCTGGGATGCCGACTTCGGCTACAAGCTGGACTGCCTGCTGGCGGTGGTGGACACCAAGCTGGAGGAGAACGAGAAGGGGACCATCGACCTGACGCGAAAAGAGGTCCGGTTCGTTCCGGGATAA
- a CDS encoding TasA family protein: protein MPETKTAKKLTGGIITIIILVICLCITTFALVYTSVSVENNRFHTGEVKINLNDGKPVIREHEFRFEPGMTVVKSFFVENDSTWDVYYRLYLDNVSGGLADVLTVTVKDGDKVLCTGTAGQLTRENVTAAEDILPVGQRRNLTVTFHYPENSGNESENLDLLFTLCAEATQTKNNPNKLFQ from the coding sequence ATGCCTGAGACCAAAACCGCTAAAAAGCTCACCGGGGGCATTATCACCATCATTATTCTTGTGATTTGCCTCTGCATCACCACCTTTGCTCTGGTATACACCTCCGTTTCCGTGGAGAACAATCGCTTCCACACAGGGGAGGTCAAAATCAATCTCAACGACGGCAAGCCCGTGATCCGGGAGCATGAGTTCCGTTTTGAGCCGGGGATGACCGTTGTAAAGAGCTTCTTCGTGGAAAACGACAGCACCTGGGATGTGTATTACCGGCTGTACCTGGACAATGTCTCCGGGGGTCTTGCCGATGTGCTGACCGTGACGGTAAAGGACGGGGACAAGGTCCTCTGCACCGGCACCGCCGGGCAGCTGACCCGGGAGAATGTCACCGCCGCAGAGGATATTCTGCCGGTGGGCCAGCGCCGGAATCTGACCGTGACCTTCCACTACCCGGAAAATAGCGGCAACGAGAGCGAGAACCTGGACCTCCTCTTTACCCTGTGCGCCGAGGCCACCCAAACCAAGAACAATCCGAATAAACTATTCCAGTGA